The Vallitalea okinawensis genome window below encodes:
- a CDS encoding metallophosphoesterase, with protein MFIVFAIILMILVVFMAIYFYKFYKNEYKLTDSKIKKSVMIFTGFTLIGIMIRGVVTGIIVFIILFFSTLLFNGLGKYFKGIKLADFSLILGILLTGIIILVGVFTAYDVKQTSYSITTDKMEEGEKLSIAMIADVHLGVSITSINIEKYAKEIEKQKPDIVLLVGDIFDDSTKKEEMEKTSIILGDIKSTYGTYYVYGNHDTAPHNMFSELNEDMVLDNLLKNGINVINDETVLIDDWFYLVGRNDISIDNNRESFHNLIKDIDLSKPVIVLDHQPLELDVLADKGVDLALSGHTHNDQIFPGNLIVGLIYNNSYGLKTIGDFNSVVTSGIGTWGTPIRLGTISEYVLIELIGRSEK; from the coding sequence ATGTTTATAGTCTTTGCTATAATTTTAATGATTTTAGTGGTTTTTATGGCAATATATTTTTACAAATTTTATAAAAATGAGTATAAACTAACAGATAGTAAAATAAAAAAAAGTGTTATGATTTTCACTGGATTTACTCTTATAGGTATTATGATTAGAGGCGTAGTTACAGGCATAATTGTCTTTATTATTTTGTTTTTTTCTACTTTATTATTTAATGGTTTAGGTAAATACTTTAAAGGTATTAAACTTGCTGATTTTTCTTTAATATTAGGAATTTTGTTGACAGGAATAATTATTTTAGTAGGTGTATTTACTGCATATGACGTAAAACAAACATCATACAGTATTACTACTGATAAAATGGAAGAAGGCGAAAAACTGTCTATCGCTATGATAGCAGACGTTCACTTAGGTGTATCAATAACGAGTATTAATATAGAAAAGTATGCTAAAGAGATTGAGAAGCAGAAACCAGATATTGTACTATTAGTAGGTGATATTTTTGATGATAGTACAAAAAAAGAAGAAATGGAAAAAACTAGCATTATATTAGGGGATATTAAATCTACATACGGAACTTATTATGTTTATGGCAACCACGATACAGCACCTCATAATATGTTCTCTGAATTAAATGAAGATATGGTGCTTGATAACTTATTGAAAAATGGCATAAATGTTATAAATGACGAAACAGTACTTATAGATGACTGGTTTTATTTAGTGGGAAGAAATGATATTAGTATAGATAATAATAGAGAAAGTTTTCATAATCTTATAAAAGACATAGATTTATCAAAACCTGTAATTGTATTAGACCATCAGCCGTTAGAATTAGATGTACTAGCAGATAAAGGCGTGGATTTAGCGTTATCAGGGCATACTCATAATGACCAAATATTCCCCGGCAACTTAATAGTAGGACTCATATATAATAATTCTTATGGACTGAAGACTATAGGTGATTTTAATTCTGTGGTAACGTCAGGAATAGGCACATGGGGGACACCTATTAGGCTTGGCACTATATCAGAATATGTGTTAATTGAATTGATTGGACGATCTGAAAAATAA